From the genome of Streptomyces spinoverrucosus:
GCGTCCGCTGCCCCACCGGTGAAATGCGCTGGCTGAGCCTGGGCTGCCGGGTCCTGACGCACGACGACGAGCCCGAGCAGGTGCTCGGCGTGGTGGCCGCGCCCTCAATCCTGCGCCGGAGCCCCGACGACGTTTCCCGGATCCAGTGGCTGACCGCCGCCCTCGACGAAGCCGCGACGGTCCAGGAGGTCGGCCGGGTGGTGGTCACAGCGCTGCGGGAACCGCTCGGTGCCGACCGGGTGGCGCTCGCCGAACTGCAGGACGACCGGTTCACGGTCACCCTGCTCGACCCGCCGCAGCCCGACGCCTGGCCGGAGATCTGGCGTTCCCAGTGGCGTTCGGAATGGCCTGACGCACCGGTCAGCGCCCTGCCCACGCTGCGCATGGCGCTGCGGGACGGGCGTGCGGATCTGTGGCCCGCAGGCACCGCCCTCGAACCCGGACTCACGGGTATCGGCGCCGGGGGTCTGGCCGTGCTGCCGCTCCCCGCCAAGGGCGGGGTCGCCGGCGTGTGCGTGGTCGGCTGGGATCAGCCGCACGAGTTCGTCCCCGAGGAGCGGTCCCTGCTCACGGCGACCGCGGCGCTGGTCGGGCAGGCCCTCAGGCGCGCGCACGCTCATGACGCCGAGCAGGAGCTCGCGACGATGTTGCAACGCAGTCTGTTGCCCCGGCGCCTTCCCGAGCTGCCCGGCGGGGCGGCAGTCGCCCGCTATCTGCCCGCCAGACGGGGACTGCAGGTGGGCGGCGACTGGTACGACGTCATCGCCCTCTCCGAGCGGCGGGTGGCGCTGGTCATCGGTGACGTGCAAGGACACAGCGCCGGAGCCGCGACGATCATGGGTCAGATGCGTACCGCGGTCAGGGCGTACGCGGTGGAGGGCCATCCGCCCGACGTGGTGGTCTCCCACGCGAACCGCCTCCTCGTCGGCATGGAGACCGACCTGTTCGCCACCTGCTGCTACGCCGAACTCGACCTGGAGGAGGGCAACACGCTGTTCGTCCGGGCCGGGCACCTCGCACCGCTGGTGCGCCGTCCCGACGGAAGCACCGAGGAGGTGGAGGCCGAGGGCGGGCCGCCGCTGGGCATTCTCGCGGACGCGGAGTTTCCCCTGACCGCCCTCGCGCTGGCCCCCGGCACGGTGCTCGCCCTGATCACGGACGGGCTGGTCGAGGCCGCCGACCTGCCCCTGGACGAGGGCATGCGCCGCACGCGTGCCGCACTCGCCGCGGCTGATCCGGCGGACCCGGGGCGGATGGCCGACGCTCTGCTCGGCGACACCGGTCGCCGTGAGGACGACGTGGCGCTGTTGCTGCTGCGCTACGACGGCATGAGGATTCGGCCGATTCGGGCGGGCTGGGTGGTGTGGCGGCTGCCCGACGCCGTCATGCACGCCCGCCGGTTCACCGCGCGCACGCTACGTCGCTGGAAGGTCGAGGAGGCAGCCGATGCGGTGCTGCTGGTGGTGTCCGAACTGGTCACCAACGCCTTGGTGCACACCCAGGGTCCGATCGGCCTCAACCTGACGCTCGGCGAGAACCGGGTGCGGGTCGCCGTGAGCGACGCCTCACCTCGTGCGCCCGCCAAGCCGGTGATCGTGGACTGGGAGTCGACCGGTGGCCGGGGGCTGCTGCTGGTCGAGGCGGTGTCGGAGTCCTTCGGCTCGGTGCCGGTGGCCGGCGGCAAACAGGTGTGGAGCGAGATCCAGGTGCAGCGCGCCGAGCCGGATCCCGCCGACTCTGCACCCCGAACGGAACGAGTGGGTCTGCCATGAGGCCTCGTACACGGCACGCCGTCGCCGCGTTCGCCGCCGGACTGCTGATGCTGTCCCCGACCGCATGCGGAGGAGACAGCGACGCGGGCGGGGAAGGCTTCACCGTGGGCCTGCTGCTCCCGAGCCGGGCGGTCCCCCGCTGGGAGCATTCCGACAAGCCACTGATCGAAAAGCGGCTGAAAGAGCTGTGCGCCGACTGCACCATGCAGTACGCCAATGCCGAGAGCGACGCGACGAGGCAGCAGCAACAAGTGACCTCCATGGTCACCAAGGGCGTCAGCGTCCTGATCCTCGACGCCGCGGACACCCGGGCTCTCCGCTCCTCCATCCAGGAGGCACACAATGCGGGTGTCCCCGTCGTCGCCTATGACCGGCTCGCCGAAGGCCCGGTCTCGGGCTATGTCAGTTTCGACGGCTTCCAGGTCGGCAGGCTCCAGGGCGAGGCGCTCCTGAAGGCCATGGGCGAGGACGCGAGCCGCGAGAGCATCGTCATGCTGAACGGCGACCCGACCAGCCCCAACGCGGAGTGGTTCCGCAGCGGCGCGCTGTCCGTCCTCGACGGCAAGGTGAAGATCGGCAGGTCGTACGACATCCGGGGCTGGAGCACGGACAACGCCCACGCCAGTATGTCCGCCGCCGTCGCGGCCCTGGGCCCGGACCGGATCGGTGGCGTCCTGGCGGCCAACGACACCATCGCCGCGGGCGTCATCGCCGCTCTCAGGAGTGCCGGTGTCCGGGATCTGCCTCCCGTCACCGGCCAGGACGCCGACCTCGATGCCGTGCGGCGCATCGTCGAGCGCGAGCAGTACATGACGGTGTACAAGCCCTTCAAGGCGGAGGCCGACGCAGCCGCCGCCATGGCCGTCGCCCTCGGGCGCGGCGACGATCTCCGCGGCATCGCCACGACGACGACCGACAGCCCCACCACCAAGGACATCCCCTCGACGCTGCTCGCTCCGCAGGCGGTGACGCGCGACAACATCGAGCAGACCCTGATCAAGGACGGCGTCTACACCGTCGACCAGATCTGCACCCCCGAGCTCCGGCGCGCCTGCTCCGAGGCCGGCCTCACCGGGTAGAGGAGGCCGGCCGCTCACCCGCCGTCGCGCTCAGGCGCCCGCGCAGTCCCGCCCGTTCAGCGTGAAGTCGTACGCCGGTGAGTTCTTGCCGCGCCAGGAGGCGAGGAAGCCGAAGGCGAGGCTGCCGTCCGCGGGGACGGTCCTGTTGTAGTCGGCGGCGGTGGCGGTGACGCGGGAGCCGTCCTGGGTGACGCTCGCGTCCCACATCTGGCCGACCCGCTGGCCGTCCCGGAAGGTCCAGGCGACGTTCCAGTTGTCCAGGGCGTGCTCGGTGGTGACGGTGACGGCGGCCTGGAAGCCGTCGGGCCACTGGCCGACGAGGTCGTACGTGACGTGACAGTCCGGCTGCTCGCTCTCCTCGGGCGTCGGGCTGGTCTCCGCCGACGTGGTGGACGAGCCCTGGGGTTCCGGGTCGGTGCCCTGGTGCTCGGGCGGCGGGGCGGAGGTCTCCTTGCCCGACGGCTTCGGGGAGTTCGGGGCTGGGGACGCCGGCTCGGAGGGGGTGCGGGTGGTGGCGACCGGCGGGGACGGGCGGGGATCGGCCACCGGCTGGCGGTCGGTGGTGTCGGCGGGTGCCGCGGAGTTGTCGCCGGTGGTGCCCTGCGGCATCAGGGTGACGGCGAGGGCCAGCAGGGAGACCAGGACGGCGGCGACGAGAAGGCCGTTGCGCAGCACCCGCGCCTTGTCGGCACCGGCACCGGCCGCGTCGTCGTCCGAGTCGGGCGCGCCGGGGCGGCCGGCGCCGAGGCGTACCTCCGCGGCCCGGCGGCGGCGCTCCAGGTAGGCGAGGCCGCCCCAGCCGATGACACCGCCGGCGAGGGCTCCGGGCAGGCCGCCGCCGTGCAGCCGCAGGCAGGCCGCGGCCTCCGCGCACTGCACACAGCGGGCGAGGTGCCGGGAGAGGTCGTCGGGGGTGTCGGCGACCGGTGAGCGGGTGACGGCGTCGAGCAGCCGGGCGTAGCTGCGGCACTGCGGGTCCATCGGCGTGTCGAGATGGTTGCGCAGGCAGCGGTCCCGGAACAGGGCGCGCACTTCGGTGAGTTCGTCGGGGACGCCGGTCGGGTCGAGGCCGAGGCGGCGGGCGACCACCGACAGCGGCAGGGCCTCCACCTCGGCGAGCCAGAGCAGTTCGGCGTCGGGGCCCTGCATGTCGCGCAGGGCGCGCAGGGCGAGCGGGCGGCGCAGTGGGGGGCCGGTGTAGCGGGCGGCGTTGTCGGAGTTGAGCCACAGGCGCAGTTCGGGGTCGAGCCGGTGGCCGTGGCCCTGCATCTCCCAGTCGGCCGCCGTGGTGCGTACGGCGGTCAGGAGGAGGGGTATGCGGGGCAGTCGGGGCGGGCGGCGGCCGGCGTTCCGGTGCGGTTCGGACTCGGCGGTGCGGGCCTCGCGTATACCGTGTGCGAACGCATCCCGGGCGAGCCGGGTCGCGGCCGCGGATCCGGCCGTGCACAGATCGGCGTACGACAGCACGGTGTCCCAGCACTCGGAGAACAGCGCCGCCTCGGTGGCGTCCTGGGGGGTCGGCAGGTCGGGCATGAGTCTCCTGCATCATGCGAGGTCAACTCACCGTAGGGAAAGGGGAGTTGTGGGGAACCTCGGGGCAGGGCAAGAGCCTTTCACGCTTTCGACACAACTGACAAGCCAGGTATTCAAACTGCGGCGCCATCGGGGCGATGCGGCGTCCCCGCTCCGACGCGGGGACGCCGCCGCACCCTGGATCACGGGACTTCGACGGGCTCCTGTGCGGAAAGGCTGTCCATGAAGGAGCTGACGGAGAAGACCGCCTGGCCGGGGCCGGGCGGGCCGTAGCCGGGCGGGGAGGTGAGACCGAAGTCGTCCATGGTGGCGCGGTAGGCCTCCAGCAGGCGGATGTGGTACTCCAGCGGCGCGCCCTGCGGGTTGGCCTTGCCGAGCGGGGTCGTGGGCTCCGGGCACCACGTAGTAAACCGGGGCGTGATCCCGTGCGACATGAAGAAGCGCAGGCCCTCCGTCGTGGACGCGATGGCCTCGTCGACGGTGGTGAAGCCGAAGGGCTCCGCCATCTCCACGCCCGCCACGAAGTTGGGGATGACGTTGCGCGCGCCGAAGACCTCGGCCGAGTCGAGGATCCGCTTGTGCCACTCGTCGCGGCCGACGTAGCGCTCCTTGCCGGGGCAGTACATCTTGAAGAGGTACTCGTCCCACACCTCGTAGTTCGGGTGGTAGATCTGCACGCCGTAGTCCTTGAACCGCTGGACGTCGTCGCGCGGCAGCGCCTGGGCCACCACCTTGCCGATCCACCGGCCCGGGAAGCGCTCCTCGATGGCCTTGGCGTAGTGGCCGTAGAAGTCGGCCTCGTCGCGCCCGGCGACGGTCTTGGTGATGGCACCGCCGGTGAGTGTGTAGGCGGTGGACGCCTTGGCGGTGTCGTACCGGTTGATGATCTCCAGGGCCTCCAGGACCTCCTCGACGTCCTTGACCCCGGTGTACGGCCGCCCGGCCGCCTTGTGCTGGCGCCAGTTGTGGTTGATGTCGCAGTACTGGCACTCCTCCTTGGCGCCGAAGTACTGGCACACCCGGAAGACGGTCAGGTAGATGAGGTAGCCCCACTGAATGGTCGGGGCCACCTCCATCACGGACTTCCCGTTGGACAGCTTGTGCCGGTAGTACTCAGGCATCGGCGGCACACCCACGTCGGCGATCCGCCGGCCGTCGAGGTACAGCCCGAGCAGACCCTCCTCGTCCGCGGCGACCCGGTACGGCGAGGCCGGGTTCACCCGCACCGACACGACGGTCCGGCGCAGGTCGTACGGGCCTCCGGTGAGGATGATCTCCTCCGGCGGCCGGCGCAGCGCCGCCTCGCCCAGCTCGGGCAGGGTGCCGTGGTCGAAGGAGAAGATGAAGTACGACTTCGGCTTGACCTCGCCGCTCTCGTTGTCGCTGAGCGCGGACGGGTCGAAGGCGACACCGCCCCGGAGCAGGTCCTCTTTGAAGACCGCCTCCCGCGGCACGTGCGGGAAGCGCTCCATCAGATCCTCGACGAGCGCGGTGCGGCTGCCCATCTTCGTGTCTCCTCCCTGCGACGGCGTGCTGCGATGTTCGACTCCTCACGGTATGCCCACCGCCTCCGGAGCCGTGCAGGCGGGTCCGACGGGAGCGCCAGAAAAGGGCGAATCGGGCACGGAGCGGGGGCGAAACCACAGGTCGCGGGCGGTGGGCCGGTCACAGGTGATTTGCTGGTCCGTGACGTTGACTCGATTCATCGGGGAGGGGCGACCGCATGACCGGGACCGTGACCAACTGGGCGGGCAACATCACGTACACCGCCAAGGAGGTGCACCGCCCGCCCACCCTCGGCGCGCTGCGCTCGCTCGTCGCGGGCAGCGCGCGGGTACGGGTGCTGGGCAGCGGGCACTCGTTCAACGAGATCGCCGAACCGGGCCCCGAGGGCTCGCTGCTCTCCCTGGACGCCCTGCCGCCCGCGATCGACGTCGACACGACGGCCCGTACGGTACGAGTCTCGGGCGGCGTCCGCTACGCCGAACTGGCCCGCACGGTCCACGCACACGGCCTCGCCCTGGCCAACATGGCGTCCCTGCCGCACATCTCGGTCGCCGGATCGGTGGCGACCGGCACCCACGGCTCGGGGGTCGGCAACGCGCCCCTCGCCGCCGCGGTACGTGAGGTCGAGCTGGTCACCGGCGACGGTAGGACCGTCACGATCGCCCGGGGCGAGGAGCGGTTCGGTGGTGCGGTCACGTCACTGGGCGCGCTCGGAGTCGTCACCGCGCTCACCCTCGACCTGGAGCCGGCGTTCGAGGTGGAGCAGCACCTCTTCACGGAACTGCCGCTGCCCGGGCTCGACTTCGAGACGGTGATGGCGGCGGCGTACAGCGTCAGCCTGTTCACCGACTGGCGCGAGCCCGGTTTCCGGCAGGTGTGGGTCAAGCGCCGCACCGACCAGCCGATGCCCGACTTCCGCTGGGCCGCGCCCGCGACCGAGAAGCTGCACCCGGTGCCGGGGATGCCCGCTGTGAACTGCACGGAGCAGTTCGGCGTGCCGGGGCCCTGGCACGAGCGACTGCCGCACTTCCGGGCCGAGTTCACGCCGAGCAGCGGTGCGGAGTTGCAGTCCGAGTACCTGATGCCGCGGTCTTACGCCGTCGACGTACTGCACGCCCTCGACGCCCTGCGGACCGTCATGGCGCCGGTCGTGCAGACCTGCGAGGTGCGCACCGTGGCCGCCGACGCGCAGTGGCTGAGTCCCGCGTACGGGCGGGACAGCTTGGCGGTGCACTTCACCTGGGTCAAGGACACGGCACCCGTCCTCCCGGTGGTGCGGCGGCTGGAGGAGGCTCTGGACGCCTTCGACGCGCGGCCGCACTGGGGGAAGGTGTTCGCGATGCCGGGGCCGGTGCTGCGCGGGCGGTATCCGCGGCTCGGTGACTTCAAGGCGCTGGTCGGGGAACTCGACCCGGCGGGCAAGTTCGGCAACGCCTTCGTGCAAGCCGTCCTGGACCACTGACCTTCCCAACCCTCACCGACTTCCTACACCCCCTTTCCTAACCCCTTGTCGAAAGCCTGCGCACCCCATAGCCTTGCGCCGCGCCGGTGCCGATGTCGTCCCGGCCGGCTGAAGGGACGGGGGCAACTCGATGAAGCGCGGCACCTCACGTGACATCCGCACCGCGAACCGCTACGAGGTGCTGCGCCAGATCATCGCCGAGTCTCCCACCTCCCGGCAGGAGCTGGCCGCCGCGACCGGCCTGAGCCTCGCCACCGTCGCCACCCTGGTCGGCGAGCTGCTCGACCTCGGCATGATCACCGAAGTCGGTTTCGAGGACTCGGCGGGCGGCCGCCCGCGCGGGCTGGTGGCCGTCAACGCGTCCGGCGGCGCGCTGATCGGCGTCGACATCGCGGAGACGTACGTCCATGTCGAGCTGTTCGACCTCGCGCTGAACGTGCTGGCCCGCGCCGACGAGGACATGCGCCCCGGCGAGAGCCGCCCCGAGCAGGTGGTCGGCCATGTCGCCGCCGCCGTGGGCTCGGTGGTCGCGCAGGCCGGGGTCGAGGGCGCGCGCGTGCTCGGCGTCGGGGTGAGCGTGCCGGGGCAGGTGGACCGCGACACGGGCATCTCCGAGTTCGCGCCCAACTGGGACTGGCACGACGTACCCCTGCTGGACCTGCTCGCCGAGCACATCGCCTACCCCCTCCACCTCGACAATCCGTTGCGCGCCTGCGCCGTGGCCGAGCTGTGGTTCGGGGCGGCGCGGGGGCGCGGCGACGCGGTGGTGGTCAACCTCGGGACCGGGGTCGGGGCCGGGTTGGTCCTGGGCGGTGGGCTGCATCGCGGGGTCAGCAACAGCGCCGGCGAGTGGGGACACACCACGCTCGTGCTGGACGGCCGGCTGTGCCACTGCGGCAACCACGGCTGTGTGGAAACGTACGTGGGCGCTCCCGGCATCATGCAGCACCTGCGGGAGTTGAGCCCGGGCAGTCCGCTGCTGCACCCCGAGGACCAGACGGCCACCGTCGACGCCCTGGCCCGCGCGGTCGCCGCGCACGACCCGGTGGCCCTCAAGGTCGTCCGGGACACCGCCCGTTACCTCGCCGCCGGGATCGCCGACCTGGTCAATCTCCTCAACCCCGAAGTGGTCGTCCTCAGCAGCTGGGTCGCGGCCACCCTCGGCGAACCCCTCCTCACCGAGGTGCGCGAAGCCGTTTCCCGGCACGCGCTGCGGCGGCCGCTGGCCGCCACCGAGATCGTCCTCTCCCCGATTCCCACGGACCCGGTCTCCCTGGGCGCGGCGACGTTCGCGCTCGAAGGCGCGCTGCAGTCCGTGGGCGCCCCGAGGAAAACCGTCCAGTCCGCACGACGCACCACCACCCCCGCAAGGAGCCGTACCGCACCACCTTCATGACGACGGAAGGGATGCACGTTGCGCACCAGCAGATCGATTCTCCCGACAGCCGCGGCCGCACTGGCTGTCGCCGCAACCCTGATATCCGCACCGCCCGCAACCGCCGCCGACCCCGCCCCCGCCGAGGTCTCCCCACACGCCGCCCAGCGCATCGACAACATCGGCGCGTCCGGCGCCTGGTGGGTCAACGACCTCAAGAACTTCGACCCCGCGATCCAGGCCCGGGTGGCCAAGCTGCTGTTCTCCTCCCAGGGCCTGGACCTGAGCAGCTACCGCTACAACATCGGCGGTGGCGGCACCGGGGTCACCACTCCTTCCCGCGCCCCCGAGGACTTCCGCACCGCGGACGGCACCTACGACTGGAGCAAGGACAAGGGCGGCCGCACGTTCCTGTCGTACGCCGCGAAGTACGGCGTCGAGGACCTGATCGCCTTCGTCAACAGCGCCCCCGCCGAGTGGAAGACCAACGGCAAGAGCTGCGGCGGCTATCTGAAGACGGAGAACACCCAGGACCTCGCCGACTACATAGCCGACGTCACCGACCACTTCGCCGCGCGGGGCGCGAAGTTCGACTACATCAGCCCCTTCAACGAGCCCACCAACAGCTTCGACAGCTGCGGCCAGGAGGGCATGCTCGTCCCCGTCGACCAGCGCGACGACATCGTGCGGGCGCTGGGCGCCGAGCAGCGGTCCCGGCACCAGCGGACCGGCATCATCGCGGACGAGTCCAGCAGCACGGTCCAGTTCAACACCGAGCTCCCCGAGTGGATCGCGCAGCCGGACACCGCCCAGTACGTCTCCAAGCTCGCCCACCACACGTACAACAACCCCGGCGACGACCAGCGGGCGAAGATCTACGAGACCTCGCAGGCCGTCGGCAAGCGGTCCTGGTCGACGGAGATCTGCTGCTTCGGCAAGGGCGGCACCGGCTGGGCCCAGGAGTACGACCCGAGCATCGACGGCGGCCTGAACCTCTCCCGGATCATCCACAAGGACTTCGCCGTCGCCCACGACTCGGCCTTCCAGTGGTGGGTCGCGCTGTCGGAGATGATCGGCACCGATCCGTACACGAAGAACGACGCCGGCTGGAACGACGGCCTGATCTACTACGACCCGGACTACGCGACGAACGGCAACCAGACGCTGTACTTCACCAAGCGCTACTACGCGCTCGGTCAGTACAGCAAGTTCGTGAAGCCGGGCGCGGTGGCGCACAACGTGACGGGCGCGCCGAGCGGGGTCGAGGTCACCGCCTACGACCGCAAGGGCCAGTGGGTGGTCGTGGTCAACAACCACAACGCCACCGACACCTCGCTCGACCTGCGTTTCCACAGCGGGACGCCGCTGCGGGCGAGCAAGGCCGTGCGCACCTCGGCGACCGAGAACTGGGCGAACGTGGCGAAGCCGGCGGTGCGGGGCGCGACCGTTTCGGCAACGCTTCCGGCCCGTTCCATCACGACGTACGTCCTCGACCAGAAGGGCCACGGCGGTTCGCCCGTGACCGGTGCCTGGCAGGGCGAACACTCCCGCAAGTGCCTGACGGCGAACGCGTCCGGCGCCGCCATCGGCACCTGCACGGGCGGGCCCGAGCAGTCGTGGTCGTACGACGCCAGGGGCGCGCTGAAGTCCGCCAACGGGTATCTCACGGCAGGGAGTTCGGGCCTGTCGACCACCGCCTCGTTCAGCGGTGACGCCGCCCAGCGCTGGCTGCTCAACGGCAACGGGCAGATCGTGAGCGAGGCGTCCGGGAAGTGCCTGGACGTCAGCGGTCAGGCGACCGCCGACGGCGGCAAGGTCATCCTCTACAGCTGCACCGGCGGGTCCAACCAGGCCTGGTTCCGGCAGTAGTTCACCCTTCGGGCGGTTCGGCGGGCCGCCGGTGCGGTGGCCCGCCACTCCGTCACGTCCGGCATCCCGAACGTCACGCAACGTTTCGAACAGACTTCGTTCGACCCCTTGCCGAAGCCTTAGCCGAAGGTTAACGTCCGGCACCGCAAGGCCGATTGAGCCATTCGAGCCGCAGCCGCACAAGAGACAAGGACGTCACCATGTCGGCACTGAGCAACAGCAACTGGGACCGCCGATCCGTACTGCGGGCCGCCATGGGCCTGGCCGCCGCCGGCGGGCTGGCGGCGTGCGGGAGCAACAACGGGCGGGGCGGCGCGTCCGCTTCGGGCGAGAACCTGGTCCAGTACTTCCACGCGTACGGCGAGGCAGGGACCGAGCAGGCGATCAGGCGGTACGCGAAGGCCTACAAGGAGGCCGGCGTCACCACGCAGTGGATCACGGGCGACAACTTCGAGAGCAAGCTGTTCGCCTCGCTGCTCACCGACAAGGCACCGGACCTCTTCGAGTTCCA
Proteins encoded in this window:
- a CDS encoding cellulose-binding domain-containing protein; this encodes MPDLPTPQDATEAALFSECWDTVLSYADLCTAGSAAATRLARDAFAHGIREARTAESEPHRNAGRRPPRLPRIPLLLTAVRTTAADWEMQGHGHRLDPELRLWLNSDNAARYTGPPLRRPLALRALRDMQGPDAELLWLAEVEALPLSVVARRLGLDPTGVPDELTEVRALFRDRCLRNHLDTPMDPQCRSYARLLDAVTRSPVADTPDDLSRHLARCVQCAEAAACLRLHGGGLPGALAGGVIGWGGLAYLERRRRAAEVRLGAGRPGAPDSDDDAAGAGADKARVLRNGLLVAAVLVSLLALAVTLMPQGTTGDNSAAPADTTDRQPVADPRPSPPVATTRTPSEPASPAPNSPKPSGKETSAPPPEHQGTDPEPQGSSTTSAETSPTPEESEQPDCHVTYDLVGQWPDGFQAAVTVTTEHALDNWNVAWTFRDGQRVGQMWDASVTQDGSRVTATAADYNRTVPADGSLAFGFLASWRGKNSPAYDFTLNGRDCAGA
- a CDS encoding ROK family transcriptional regulator — encoded protein: MKRGTSRDIRTANRYEVLRQIIAESPTSRQELAAATGLSLATVATLVGELLDLGMITEVGFEDSAGGRPRGLVAVNASGGALIGVDIAETYVHVELFDLALNVLARADEDMRPGESRPEQVVGHVAAAVGSVVAQAGVEGARVLGVGVSVPGQVDRDTGISEFAPNWDWHDVPLLDLLAEHIAYPLHLDNPLRACAVAELWFGAARGRGDAVVVNLGTGVGAGLVLGGGLHRGVSNSAGEWGHTTLVLDGRLCHCGNHGCVETYVGAPGIMQHLRELSPGSPLLHPEDQTATVDALARAVAAHDPVALKVVRDTARYLAAGIADLVNLLNPEVVVLSSWVAATLGEPLLTEVREAVSRHALRRPLAATEIVLSPIPTDPVSLGAATFALEGALQSVGAPRKTVQSARRTTTPARSRTAPPS
- a CDS encoding sugar ABC transporter substrate-binding protein, whose amino-acid sequence is MRPRTRHAVAAFAAGLLMLSPTACGGDSDAGGEGFTVGLLLPSRAVPRWEHSDKPLIEKRLKELCADCTMQYANAESDATRQQQQVTSMVTKGVSVLILDAADTRALRSSIQEAHNAGVPVVAYDRLAEGPVSGYVSFDGFQVGRLQGEALLKAMGEDASRESIVMLNGDPTSPNAEWFRSGALSVLDGKVKIGRSYDIRGWSTDNAHASMSAAVAALGPDRIGGVLAANDTIAAGVIAALRSAGVRDLPPVTGQDADLDAVRRIVEREQYMTVYKPFKAEADAAAAMAVALGRGDDLRGIATTTTDSPTTKDIPSTLLAPQAVTRDNIEQTLIKDGVYTVDQICTPELRRACSEAGLTG
- a CDS encoding radical SAM protein, producing MGSRTALVEDLMERFPHVPREAVFKEDLLRGGVAFDPSALSDNESGEVKPKSYFIFSFDHGTLPELGEAALRRPPEEIILTGGPYDLRRTVVSVRVNPASPYRVAADEEGLLGLYLDGRRIADVGVPPMPEYYRHKLSNGKSVMEVAPTIQWGYLIYLTVFRVCQYFGAKEECQYCDINHNWRQHKAAGRPYTGVKDVEEVLEALEIINRYDTAKASTAYTLTGGAITKTVAGRDEADFYGHYAKAIEERFPGRWIGKVVAQALPRDDVQRFKDYGVQIYHPNYEVWDEYLFKMYCPGKERYVGRDEWHKRILDSAEVFGARNVIPNFVAGVEMAEPFGFTTVDEAIASTTEGLRFFMSHGITPRFTTWCPEPTTPLGKANPQGAPLEYHIRLLEAYRATMDDFGLTSPPGYGPPGPGQAVFSVSSFMDSLSAQEPVEVP
- a CDS encoding SpoIIE family protein phosphatase; this encodes MTDDRSPPPLREATTRDRALAFAGVALAAVYVSEVGQQELRLLESTRAGTDQYETPERLPLFGGSPAAHACRAEGPLWLSPGALASSHDGGPMPPRTQAPLGALPLVTQGRRLGCLVVVGASPDGFEAEQRRFLERYADAVADLLGGTGPPAPSSLLGSALRSLRVGSFVLMPDTGLIEADETLLDLVGITPDDFDGKADTLLSHALPEDMHALMSVLEPSAQAFGRRELEFRVRCPTGEMRWLSLGCRVLTHDDEPEQVLGVVAAPSILRRSPDDVSRIQWLTAALDEAATVQEVGRVVVTALREPLGADRVALAELQDDRFTVTLLDPPQPDAWPEIWRSQWRSEWPDAPVSALPTLRMALRDGRADLWPAGTALEPGLTGIGAGGLAVLPLPAKGGVAGVCVVGWDQPHEFVPEERSLLTATAALVGQALRRAHAHDAEQELATMLQRSLLPRRLPELPGGAAVARYLPARRGLQVGGDWYDVIALSERRVALVIGDVQGHSAGAATIMGQMRTAVRAYAVEGHPPDVVVSHANRLLVGMETDLFATCCYAELDLEEGNTLFVRAGHLAPLVRRPDGSTEEVEAEGGPPLGILADAEFPLTALALAPGTVLALITDGLVEAADLPLDEGMRRTRAALAAADPADPGRMADALLGDTGRREDDVALLLLRYDGMRIRPIRAGWVVWRLPDAVMHARRFTARTLRRWKVEEAADAVLLVVSELVTNALVHTQGPIGLNLTLGENRVRVAVSDASPRAPAKPVIVDWESTGGRGLLLVEAVSESFGSVPVAGGKQVWSEIQVQRAEPDPADSAPRTERVGLP
- a CDS encoding glycoside hydrolase, with protein sequence MRTSRSILPTAAAALAVAATLISAPPATAADPAPAEVSPHAAQRIDNIGASGAWWVNDLKNFDPAIQARVAKLLFSSQGLDLSSYRYNIGGGGTGVTTPSRAPEDFRTADGTYDWSKDKGGRTFLSYAAKYGVEDLIAFVNSAPAEWKTNGKSCGGYLKTENTQDLADYIADVTDHFAARGAKFDYISPFNEPTNSFDSCGQEGMLVPVDQRDDIVRALGAEQRSRHQRTGIIADESSSTVQFNTELPEWIAQPDTAQYVSKLAHHTYNNPGDDQRAKIYETSQAVGKRSWSTEICCFGKGGTGWAQEYDPSIDGGLNLSRIIHKDFAVAHDSAFQWWVALSEMIGTDPYTKNDAGWNDGLIYYDPDYATNGNQTLYFTKRYYALGQYSKFVKPGAVAHNVTGAPSGVEVTAYDRKGQWVVVVNNHNATDTSLDLRFHSGTPLRASKAVRTSATENWANVAKPAVRGATVSATLPARSITTYVLDQKGHGGSPVTGAWQGEHSRKCLTANASGAAIGTCTGGPEQSWSYDARGALKSANGYLTAGSSGLSTTASFSGDAAQRWLLNGNGQIVSEASGKCLDVSGQATADGGKVILYSCTGGSNQAWFRQ
- a CDS encoding D-arabinono-1,4-lactone oxidase, translating into MTGTVTNWAGNITYTAKEVHRPPTLGALRSLVAGSARVRVLGSGHSFNEIAEPGPEGSLLSLDALPPAIDVDTTARTVRVSGGVRYAELARTVHAHGLALANMASLPHISVAGSVATGTHGSGVGNAPLAAAVREVELVTGDGRTVTIARGEERFGGAVTSLGALGVVTALTLDLEPAFEVEQHLFTELPLPGLDFETVMAAAYSVSLFTDWREPGFRQVWVKRRTDQPMPDFRWAAPATEKLHPVPGMPAVNCTEQFGVPGPWHERLPHFRAEFTPSSGAELQSEYLMPRSYAVDVLHALDALRTVMAPVVQTCEVRTVAADAQWLSPAYGRDSLAVHFTWVKDTAPVLPVVRRLEEALDAFDARPHWGKVFAMPGPVLRGRYPRLGDFKALVGELDPAGKFGNAFVQAVLDH